Proteins co-encoded in one Lynx canadensis isolate LIC74 chromosome C1, mLynCan4.pri.v2, whole genome shotgun sequence genomic window:
- the FAM110D gene encoding protein FAM110D produces the protein MILASPSTPSRGRTPSAVERLEADKAKYVKTHQVIARRQEPALRGGPGPLSPHPYNELGPPGSPRTPRPARRSSGRRLPRPDSLIFYRQKRDCKASVNKENAKGQGLVRRLFLGAPRDATSSSPGPTERPAAPGAWAAPQDAPEASGKRALCPTCSLPLSEKERFFNYCGLERALVEVLGAERFSPQSWGADASPQPGAPPPPGSGDTSDWTSSDTDRPDGAGGGGGGGGGGGGGSEAAGSARDGRPPVSVVERNARVIQWLYGCQRARDPPRESEV, from the coding sequence ATGATCCtggcctctccctccaccccgtCCAGGGGACGGACCCCCAGCGCCGTGGAGAGGTTGGAGGCCGACAAAGCCAAGTATGTCAAGACACACCAAGTGATAGCACGACGTCAGGAGCCAGCCCTGCGTGGGGGTCCCGGACCGCTCTCCCCGCACCCCTACAATGAGTTGGGACCCCCTGGATCGCCCAGGACGCCCAGGCCCGCCCGCCGGAGCAGCGGCAGGCGGCTGCCAAGGCCTGACTCCCTCATCTTCTACCGCCAGAAGCGGGACTGCAAGGCTTCGGTGAACAAAGAGAACGCCAAGGGCCAGGGGCTTGTGCGGCGCCTCTTCCTGGGGGCCCCCCGCGACGCCACCTCGAGCAGTCCCGGCCCAACCGAGCGACCAGCGGCTCCTGGGGCTTGGGCCGCTCCCCAAGATGCCCCGGAAGCGTCAGGAAAGCGGGCGCTGTGCCCCACATGCTCACTGCCCTTGTCGGAGAAGGAGCGCTTCTTCAACTACTGCGGCCTGGAGCGCGCGCTGGTGGAGGTGCTGGGCGCTGAGCGCTTCTCTCCGCAGAGCTGGGGCGCCGACGCCAGCCCCCAGCCcggggcgccgccgccgcccggctcCGGGGACACCAGCGACTGGACGTCCAGCGACACGGATCGTCCGGACGGTgctggcggcggcgggggcggcggcggcggcggcggcggcggctcggaGGCCGCGGGCTCGGCGCGGGACGGGCGCCCCCCGGTGTCCGTGGTGGAGCGCAACGCGCGCGTCATCCAGTGGCTGTACGG